One window of the Terriglobia bacterium genome contains the following:
- a CDS encoding putative glycoside hydrolase — translation MALASLFLAFALAPGTSFAGACRGRVLDAKSGLPIAGALATMGNSVVKTDSDGVFQVTGTGDAAGVRAAGYLRTDLPAGSCAGDQTLVRLTPFRPKALYLSFYAIGNSSIRGGAVHLIEKTELNALVIDVKGDRGMLSYPSAIPLAKEDGAQSIITVRNLKARLDELHQQHLYLIARIVIFKDDMLASAKPDLAVKTGDGRVWRDNENMAWTDPFKKEVRDYNIAIAVEAAQSGFDEVQFDYVRFPDKKGVVFSQHNNEDARVATITAFLAEARKKLTPYNVFLSADIFGYTCWNRNDTGIGQKIERIGQIVDYISPMLYPSTFQFGIPGDRNPVKDPLDIIRLTLARAQQRTGLDPTHFRPWLQAFRDYAFDRRKFGADQIRDQIQAAESFGSDGWMLWNPRNVYTTAGLTLRQPPGNTTTPRNELLSNGALTGGRQEIPPSAAAAPPE, via the coding sequence GTGGCGCTTGCGTCGCTGTTCCTGGCGTTCGCGCTGGCGCCGGGGACCAGCTTTGCGGGCGCGTGCCGCGGGCGGGTCCTGGACGCAAAATCCGGCCTCCCCATCGCGGGCGCTTTGGCCACCATGGGAAACTCCGTTGTTAAAACCGATAGCGACGGGGTCTTTCAAGTCACAGGCACGGGCGACGCGGCGGGCGTCAGGGCAGCCGGCTACCTGCGGACGGACCTTCCTGCAGGTTCCTGCGCCGGCGATCAAACATTGGTCAGGTTGACTCCGTTCCGCCCGAAGGCCCTCTACCTTTCGTTTTACGCGATTGGTAATTCTTCAATTCGTGGCGGCGCAGTCCATCTGATCGAGAAAACGGAGCTAAACGCACTGGTTATTGACGTCAAAGGCGACCGGGGCATGCTTTCGTATCCCAGCGCGATTCCTCTGGCCAAAGAGGACGGAGCGCAAAGCATTATTACCGTACGCAACCTGAAAGCCCGGCTCGACGAACTGCACCAGCAACACCTCTACCTGATCGCTCGAATCGTCATCTTCAAAGATGACATGCTGGCTTCCGCCAAACCCGACCTGGCGGTGAAGACCGGGGACGGCAGGGTTTGGCGCGACAACGAAAACATGGCGTGGACCGATCCCTTCAAAAAGGAAGTCCGCGACTACAACATCGCGATTGCCGTGGAAGCCGCCCAGTCGGGTTTTGACGAGGTCCAATTCGACTACGTGCGTTTTCCGGACAAGAAGGGCGTGGTTTTTTCGCAGCACAACAACGAGGATGCGCGAGTCGCCACCATCACCGCGTTCCTTGCCGAAGCCAGGAAAAAGCTCACTCCGTACAATGTTTTCCTCTCCGCGGACATCTTTGGTTACACGTGCTGGAACCGGAATGACACGGGCATCGGCCAGAAGATCGAGCGCATCGGGCAAATCGTCGATTACATCTCGCCCATGCTCTACCCTTCCACTTTCCAGTTCGGCATCCCGGGCGACAGGAATCCCGTCAAAGATCCTTTGGATATTATCCGGCTGACCCTTGCCCGCGCCCAGCAGCGGACGGGGCTCGACCCCACTCACTTCAGGCCCTGGCTGCAAGCCTTTCGAGACTATGCCTTTGATCGCAGAAAATTTGGCGCGGACCAGATCAGAGACCAGATTCAGGCCGCCGAAAGCTTCGGTAGCGACGGTTGGATGTTGTGGAACCCCCGCAACGTCTATACCACCGCTGGTTTGACGCTGCGCCAGCCGCCGGGCAACACAACCACGCCCCGGAATGAGCTGCTAAGTAACGGCGCACTCACTGGCGGGCGGCAGGAAATTCCACCTTCGGCGGCTGCTGCGCCGCCGGAGTAG
- a CDS encoding LemA family protein yields the protein MKKGWLVLIVIVLTVLIFGGMYVSARNTMVRKNEEIKSDWAQVSVVLERRADLIPNLVQTVKGVAAQEVTVFTAVANARANLMNAQNPRDKITANQQLDGALVKVLALTENYPQLRSNESFLRLQDELAGTENRIAVERRRYNNALQDYNAYIGQFPNNVFAGWAGFQRNDAYFAATPAAQQPPKVEFPAARQ from the coding sequence ATGAAAAAAGGCTGGCTGGTGCTGATCGTAATAGTGCTGACTGTCCTGATCTTTGGCGGCATGTATGTCAGCGCGCGAAACACCATGGTGCGGAAGAACGAGGAGATCAAATCCGACTGGGCGCAGGTGTCGGTGGTGCTCGAGCGTCGCGCCGATCTGATTCCCAATCTGGTGCAAACGGTGAAGGGCGTTGCGGCGCAGGAAGTCACCGTCTTTACCGCTGTGGCCAACGCCCGGGCGAATTTGATGAACGCCCAGAATCCCAGGGACAAAATCACAGCCAACCAGCAACTGGACGGCGCTCTGGTGAAAGTGCTGGCTCTAACGGAGAATTATCCTCAACTGCGGTCAAATGAAAGCTTCCTGCGGTTGCAGGATGAGCTGGCAGGCACGGAAAACCGGATCGCCGTAGAGCGCCGCCGCTACAACAATGCTCTCCAGGACTACAACGCCTATATCGGGCAATTTCCGAACAACGTTTTCGCGGGCTGGGCGGGCTTCCAGAGAAACGATGCCTATTTCGCCGCTACTCCGGCGGCGCAGCAGCCGCCGAAGGTGGAATTTCCTGCCGCCCGCCAGTGA
- a CDS encoding nucleotidyltransferase domain-containing protein, with product MEKLLGQLNDKLQAAAGPNLRAIVLFGSAARGEYHERHSDLNVLCVLKRARAEDIEALHDAAVWWEQKKLPAPQIFTLDELRASADIFAIELLDMKTHHKMIYGEDFFDELAVPMHLHRLQVERELRTNWVKLRQGILLAPQKEHVLMALMDASVSTFVTLFRHALIALGVDPPVGRRDVVAEIARLSGGRPDAFLAVLDVREGKRQARDVKARETLREYLDLVERVTDEVDRRLADGE from the coding sequence GTGGAGAAGCTGCTCGGGCAGTTGAATGACAAATTGCAGGCCGCAGCGGGCCCCAATCTGAGGGCCATCGTGCTTTTTGGTTCGGCCGCGCGTGGGGAGTATCACGAGCGCCATTCCGACCTGAACGTCCTGTGCGTGCTCAAGCGGGCCAGGGCCGAAGACATTGAAGCGTTGCACGACGCGGCAGTCTGGTGGGAACAAAAGAAACTCCCCGCGCCTCAGATATTCACTCTAGACGAACTGCGTGCCTCAGCGGATATTTTTGCGATCGAGTTGCTTGACATGAAGACGCACCACAAGATGATTTATGGCGAGGATTTTTTCGACGAACTGGCCGTGCCTATGCATTTGCACAGGCTGCAGGTCGAGCGGGAACTGCGGACCAACTGGGTGAAACTGCGGCAGGGCATTCTGCTGGCGCCGCAGAAGGAGCACGTGTTGATGGCGCTGATGGATGCGTCCGTATCCACGTTCGTAACACTGTTTCGTCACGCGCTGATTGCGCTGGGCGTGGACCCGCCGGTAGGAAGGCGCGACGTTGTCGCTGAAATAGCGCGCCTGAGCGGGGGACGCCCCGACGCGTTCCTGGCCGTGCTCGACGTACGCGAAGGAAAGCGCCAGGCCCGCGATGTGAAGGCCCGTGAAACCTTGCGGGAATATCTGGACCTGGTCGAGCGGGTGACGGATGAAGTAGACCGCAGGCTGGCGGACGGGGAATAG
- a CDS encoding TPM domain-containing protein has protein sequence MKPQGYVNDFAGVINPETAQELNTLCAEVDHRAQAQIAVVTVKSLEGEPIENFSINLATRWGIGPRQKDRGVMVLLAPNDHQYRFEVGYGLEPILPDGLVGDFGRQARPLLRQGNYSAALLLMTQRVAAVIAKDRGISLEALAGKPIASEPESRASPQGGPNLFPLLIFLFILFFPLFGLLARLFGGRRRYGRRHSAWWWGGPWFMGGAGGGWRGGSWGGGGFGGGGGFGGFGGGSFGGGGASGSW, from the coding sequence TTGAAGCCTCAGGGATACGTTAACGACTTTGCTGGAGTCATCAACCCGGAAACGGCGCAAGAGCTGAATACCCTGTGTGCCGAGGTTGACCACAGAGCGCAGGCCCAGATTGCCGTCGTGACCGTGAAATCGCTTGAGGGCGAGCCGATCGAGAATTTCTCGATTAATCTGGCAACACGCTGGGGCATTGGGCCCAGGCAGAAAGACCGCGGCGTGATGGTCCTTCTTGCGCCCAACGACCACCAATATCGATTTGAGGTGGGGTACGGGCTGGAACCGATCCTGCCCGACGGTCTCGTGGGAGATTTCGGCCGTCAGGCGAGGCCGCTGCTTCGCCAAGGCAACTACAGCGCGGCGCTGTTGCTGATGACCCAGCGCGTTGCCGCCGTCATCGCGAAAGACCGCGGCATATCGCTCGAAGCCCTCGCCGGAAAACCAATCGCTTCGGAACCGGAAAGCAGAGCGTCACCGCAAGGCGGCCCTAATCTCTTTCCCCTGTTGATTTTCCTGTTCATACTGTTCTTTCCGCTGTTCGGGCTGCTGGCCCGGCTTTTTGGTGGACGCCGCCGCTACGGCCGCAGACATAGCGCATGGTGGTGGGGCGGGCCGTGGTTTATGGGCGGTGCGGGCGGCGGTTGGAGAGGCGGTTCTTGGGGCGGAGGAGGTTTTGGCGGCGGCGGAGGATTTGGCGGATTCGGCGGCGGGTCATTTGGCGGTGGCGGGGCAAGTGGAAGCTGGTAA
- a CDS encoding M20/M25/M40 family metallo-hydrolase: MSLDVALRSRLSSFVDNRRDRLVEIIRGLVRIPSENTPPVGNEEACQQHVADYLKGQGLETELYYFRDVKGLKEHPLFYYKERQYGNRPNVGARRKGRGGGRSLVLSGHVDTVPKGTQPWTRDPFGGQVEGNLLYGRGSNDMKGGVGTNLFMAEALGELGIELKGDLIIETVSDEEFGGVNGTIAGRLKGYNGDAAIITEPSFLRICPAQRGGRTVHITLSSTGGVLPEGKFPTGVIDPIRYFLLKMQDFAEQRKKKAPVHEFYADSQDPVPVSITKLTTGPWGTGEPITIPETCQIEMYWQMMPGEKQEEIEREFHNWFEGIVQTAPKLFPAKPKIEFPIRWLPGSAIARNEPLISELAECATNVMGQEPLIQGIEAPCDMYVFHQAFNTPAVLWGPRGGNTHAADEYVEIDSVVAAAKAQLQFVCQWCEVAS; the protein is encoded by the coding sequence ATGTCCCTTGATGTTGCCCTCAGAAGCAGGCTGTCTTCATTCGTTGATAATCGTCGCGACAGGCTGGTTGAGATTATTCGCGGCCTGGTCCGGATCCCGTCGGAAAACACGCCGCCGGTGGGAAACGAAGAGGCCTGCCAGCAACATGTCGCGGACTATCTGAAAGGGCAGGGGCTGGAAACGGAATTATATTATTTCCGCGATGTCAAAGGATTGAAGGAACATCCGCTCTTCTATTACAAAGAACGGCAGTACGGCAATCGCCCGAATGTTGGGGCGCGGCGTAAAGGCCGGGGCGGCGGCCGGTCACTGGTTCTATCGGGCCATGTTGACACCGTGCCTAAAGGGACGCAGCCGTGGACGCGAGATCCGTTTGGCGGGCAAGTGGAAGGCAATCTGCTTTATGGCCGCGGCTCGAATGACATGAAGGGAGGAGTGGGGACCAACCTGTTTATGGCGGAAGCCCTGGGTGAGCTGGGCATTGAATTAAAGGGCGACCTGATCATTGAGACGGTCTCGGACGAAGAATTTGGAGGCGTCAACGGAACAATTGCCGGCCGGTTGAAGGGTTACAACGGTGACGCCGCCATCATCACGGAGCCTTCATTTCTACGAATCTGTCCTGCCCAGCGCGGCGGCCGAACGGTCCACATCACGCTGAGTTCCACTGGAGGCGTGCTGCCGGAGGGAAAGTTCCCGACGGGAGTGATCGATCCCATCCGATATTTCCTGTTGAAGATGCAGGACTTTGCAGAGCAGCGCAAAAAGAAAGCTCCGGTTCATGAATTTTATGCCGATTCGCAGGACCCTGTGCCGGTGTCGATTACCAAACTGACCACTGGACCCTGGGGCACAGGGGAACCCATCACCATTCCCGAGACCTGCCAGATTGAAATGTACTGGCAAATGATGCCCGGCGAGAAGCAGGAGGAAATCGAACGGGAGTTCCACAACTGGTTCGAGGGAATTGTGCAAACTGCTCCGAAGCTTTTCCCGGCAAAGCCGAAAATCGAATTCCCCATTCGCTGGCTACCGGGATCTGCCATCGCGAGGAACGAGCCGCTGATCAGCGAGCTTGCGGAATGCGCCACAAATGTGATGGGCCAGGAGCCGCTGATTCAGGGCATCGAGGCCCCGTGTGATATGTACGTGTTCCACCAGGCTTTCAATACGCCGGCAGTGCTGTGGGGGCCGCGCGGCGGCAACACTCATGCGGCGGATGAATACGTGGAGATTGACTCGGTGGTTGCAGCCGCCAAGGCCCAGTTGCAGTTTGTATGTCAGTGGTGCGAGGTCGCATCGTAG
- a CDS encoding APC family permease, protein MAEQTASSSLETLGYKPQFRRVLKLRDLVIYGLVILTPTAPYPVYGIIQDVSLGHAALAYLVAMVAMLFTAASYGKMSGAYPVAGSTYTYAQRALNEHIGFLAGWSMMLDYFLIPLLSVIYSALIAARYVPQVPYLAWALFFTVAITLINIRGISMTARASKVMMVILSFSAILFVVLAVHVVVGAHGWSGLVVPHAIYNPATFELRPMMLGAGIATLSYIGFDAVSTLAEDVENPEKNVAIATVSVCIIQALFCVVQVYLAEIVWPNYHTFPKIDTAILDIGRVLGGPVMMGWITFVLLVAGLASALTGQAGASRLLFGMGRDGVISRKIFAYVDEKYSTPTRSIYVMGGITLLGAVLIRFQLAVELLNFGAFVGFILVNLSVIRHYYLRGRERSGMAFLTNLIFPALGALVCSYVWMSLSTPAKIVGFIWLGLGVIYLGYLTKGFSRSPVKLEIS, encoded by the coding sequence GTGGCGGAACAGACTGCCTCATCTTCGCTGGAAACTCTCGGTTATAAGCCTCAATTCAGGCGGGTGCTGAAGCTCCGCGACCTTGTCATCTATGGCCTGGTGATTCTGACTCCCACCGCGCCGTATCCGGTCTACGGAATCATTCAGGATGTTTCGCTGGGACACGCCGCGCTGGCCTACCTGGTGGCGATGGTGGCCATGCTTTTCACCGCGGCAAGTTATGGAAAGATGTCCGGCGCTTATCCCGTAGCCGGCTCAACCTACACCTACGCCCAGCGCGCCCTGAACGAGCACATCGGTTTTTTGGCCGGATGGTCGATGATGCTGGACTATTTTTTAATTCCGCTGCTCAGCGTCATCTACTCGGCGCTGATCGCCGCACGGTACGTTCCGCAGGTCCCGTATCTGGCCTGGGCGCTCTTTTTCACGGTGGCAATTACGCTGATCAACATTCGGGGAATCAGCATGACGGCGCGGGCCAGCAAAGTGATGATGGTGATTCTGAGTTTTTCCGCGATTCTGTTCGTGGTGCTTGCGGTACACGTGGTTGTGGGCGCCCACGGCTGGAGCGGTCTGGTCGTGCCGCACGCAATTTACAACCCTGCGACCTTTGAGCTGCGGCCGATGATGCTGGGGGCCGGCATCGCAACACTTTCGTATATCGGTTTCGACGCCGTCTCCACGCTCGCCGAAGATGTGGAAAACCCGGAGAAGAACGTAGCGATTGCAACGGTCTCGGTCTGCATCATTCAGGCGCTGTTCTGCGTGGTGCAGGTCTATCTGGCGGAGATTGTCTGGCCGAATTATCACACCTTTCCCAAGATCGATACGGCGATCCTGGATATTGGGCGGGTCCTGGGCGGACCGGTGATGATGGGCTGGATCACTTTCGTGTTGCTGGTTGCCGGATTGGCCAGCGCCTTGACAGGGCAGGCGGGCGCCTCGCGGCTGCTGTTTGGAATGGGGCGTGACGGGGTGATTTCGCGGAAGATTTTTGCTTATGTCGATGAGAAATATTCGACGCCGACGCGCAGCATTTACGTGATGGGCGGGATTACGCTGCTCGGCGCTGTGCTGATCCGCTTCCAGCTTGCCGTGGAACTCCTGAACTTCGGCGCGTTTGTCGGCTTCATTCTGGTGAACCTCAGCGTAATTCGTCATTACTACCTGCGCGGGAGAGAACGGAGCGGCATGGCCTTCCTGACCAACCTGATCTTCCCCGCGCTTGGCGCGCTGGTCTGCAGCTACGTCTGGATGAGCCTCTCGACTCCGGCCAAGATTGTGGGTTTTATCTGGCTGGGGCTGGGAGTCATCTATCTGGGGTATCTGACGAAAGGCTTCAGTCGAAGTCCAGTCAAACTTGAAATCTCGTGA
- a CDS encoding beta-N-acetylhexosaminidase, with the protein MRASFRLSSVLIFVVFAFVVIGGMPVARAAAPGTLLERGYNVIPAPQKVEPKGGDFEIGSGWRLLLGQGVKPDDVAVESLKDGLATRHGLSLETRGRGSAIELVIQPGSVEIGQATDKNKQALEEQAYRLELAGGGIKITANAPTGLFYGVETLVQLVKHAQGKLWLPEASITDWPDLERRIIYWDDNHHLEHMEVLKQALKQAAFYKINGFSIKLNGHFEFKSAPAVVDPYALSPAQLQELTDYGLKYHVQLVPFLDGPAHVAFILKHPEYAKLREFPDSNYELCTTNPDSYKLLEGMYQDLLDATKGVNYFALSTDEPYYVGMADNEQCNEGQLAKKLGSVGKVEAQFLDQAAGYLHERGRKVIFWGEYPLVVDDIPSLPSYLVNGEVYGPEFDRAFKEHGIQQMIYTSTEGVEPLFPNYYGLPPSQLFNHVRIGDRLEEMYRHISFDSSRQNADLIGVFIAGWGDEGLHPETFWLGYATAPAWAWHPGSPTPAEARDSFYRLFYGQGGQNIGRLYQLMSTQAEFWESSWDTEPSSARKPLFGNSNQIFKPRRPERDQTLPLPPVPQGEYLRLGYDWGKANARRVQMAQESMPANDELLDLLNRNRRSVEFQKYNLQVYLSIAGLYRQNLEMIGEMNQVDGALRQAETAAASVQFERAVAALDRALDTAEEIRGQRNEAYHQAVETWYQSWLPRVAEANGRKYLDEVDDVKDHLPVRTVDMSYLIYREILLPLDKWYDDVESVRNQYAKAHGLPLRDTKLDWKNYETRAR; encoded by the coding sequence ATGAGAGCGAGTTTTCGTTTGAGTAGCGTGCTGATTTTCGTGGTCTTTGCGTTTGTGGTTATTGGTGGGATGCCAGTGGCCCGTGCAGCAGCCCCAGGGACGCTGCTGGAACGCGGTTACAACGTGATTCCTGCCCCGCAGAAAGTGGAACCGAAGGGCGGAGATTTTGAAATCGGCAGCGGCTGGCGTCTGCTATTGGGCCAGGGCGTGAAGCCCGACGACGTAGCCGTAGAAAGCCTGAAGGACGGTCTCGCGACGCGCCACGGTCTTAGCCTTGAAACACGCGGTCGAGGCAGCGCAATTGAGCTGGTGATTCAGCCAGGGTCAGTCGAGATTGGGCAGGCAACGGACAAGAACAAGCAGGCGCTGGAAGAACAGGCTTACAGGCTGGAGTTGGCGGGCGGGGGAATCAAGATCACGGCCAACGCGCCGACAGGATTGTTCTACGGGGTTGAGACGCTGGTGCAACTGGTGAAGCATGCCCAGGGAAAGCTGTGGCTGCCGGAGGCCAGCATCACCGACTGGCCGGACCTCGAGCGGCGCATTATCTATTGGGACGATAACCATCATCTGGAACACATGGAAGTGCTGAAGCAGGCGCTGAAGCAGGCGGCGTTCTATAAAATCAACGGATTTTCCATCAAACTCAATGGACATTTTGAGTTCAAGAGCGCGCCCGCCGTGGTGGACCCCTATGCGCTGTCGCCGGCGCAATTGCAGGAGTTGACGGACTATGGGCTGAAGTACCACGTGCAGTTGGTCCCATTTCTGGACGGCCCGGCGCACGTTGCGTTCATTCTGAAGCATCCGGAATACGCGAAGCTGCGGGAATTTCCGGACAGCAATTATGAGCTCTGCACCACGAACCCGGACTCGTACAAGCTGCTGGAGGGAATGTACCAGGACCTGCTGGATGCGACCAAGGGCGTGAACTATTTTGCACTCTCGACCGACGAACCTTACTACGTGGGGATGGCCGACAACGAGCAGTGCAACGAGGGGCAACTGGCGAAGAAGCTGGGGAGCGTCGGCAAGGTGGAAGCGCAATTTCTCGACCAGGCGGCGGGCTATCTTCACGAGCGCGGCCGAAAGGTAATCTTCTGGGGAGAATATCCCCTGGTGGTGGATGACATTCCCTCATTGCCATCCTATCTGGTGAATGGCGAGGTCTATGGGCCGGAATTCGACCGTGCTTTCAAGGAGCATGGCATCCAGCAGATGATTTACACTTCGACGGAAGGCGTGGAGCCGTTGTTCCCCAACTACTACGGGCTGCCTCCCTCACAGCTTTTCAACCACGTCCGAATCGGTGATCGGCTCGAGGAAATGTACCGGCACATCTCCTTCGACTCATCGCGGCAGAATGCCGATCTCATCGGCGTGTTTATCGCAGGATGGGGCGATGAAGGGCTGCATCCGGAGACGTTCTGGCTGGGATATGCAACCGCTCCGGCCTGGGCATGGCATCCGGGCTCGCCCACGCCTGCCGAAGCGCGAGACAGCTTTTACCGCCTGTTCTACGGCCAGGGCGGCCAGAATATCGGACGGCTTTACCAACTGATGAGCACGCAGGCGGAGTTCTGGGAAAGCAGTTGGGACACTGAACCTTCTTCCGCCCGCAAGCCCCTTTTCGGAAACTCAAATCAGATCTTCAAACCCAGACGGCCAGAGCGCGACCAGACCCTGCCGCTGCCCCCGGTGCCGCAGGGCGAATATCTGCGATTGGGCTACGACTGGGGCAAGGCCAATGCCCGGCGGGTGCAGATGGCGCAGGAGTCGATGCCCGCGAACGACGAACTGCTCGACCTGCTGAACAGGAATCGGAGGTCGGTGGAGTTCCAGAAATATAACCTTCAGGTTTACCTCTCGATTGCGGGGCTGTACCGGCAGAACCTGGAAATGATCGGGGAGATGAACCAGGTAGACGGGGCGCTGCGGCAGGCCGAGACAGCGGCTGCAAGTGTTCAGTTCGAGCGGGCGGTGGCGGCGCTGGACCGGGCGCTGGACACGGCGGAAGAGATTCGAGGCCAGCGGAACGAGGCGTACCACCAGGCGGTGGAGACGTGGTACCAGAGCTGGCTGCCGCGAGTGGCGGAAGCGAACGGGCGGAAATATCTGGATGAAGTGGATGATGTAAAGGACCACCTGCCGGTGCGCACGGTGGATATGAGTTACCTGATCTACCGCGAAATTCTGTTGCCGCTGGACAAGTGGTACGACGACGTGGAGAGCGTCCGAAACCAGTATGCGAAAGCGCACGGCCTGCCGCTGAGGGACACTAAACTCGACTGGAAAAACTACGAGACGCGGGCACGGTGA